The nucleotide sequence ATCTGGCTGCTGTCGGTCTCGACCAACGCGCTGGTGCGCGTGCTCGGCGGCGACCCGCACAAGACCAGCGACGAGCTCACCGACGAGGAGGTGCGTGACATCGTGGCGACCCACCAGGGGCTGCCCGACGACGAACGCCGCATCCTCGACGACGTGCTCTCGCTGCGCGGACGCCAGGTGAGCGAGGTCATGCGGCCGCGGCCGGAGGTCGTGGCGCTCGACGAGGCGGCCACCGTGGGTGCCGCGATCGAGCAGGTGCGCGAGCTGCCCTTCTCCCGCTACCCGGTGTCGCAGACGTCCATCGACGACATCACCGGCTTCGTGCACGTACGCGACCTGTTCGAGGCCGCGGGGGACGACCCCGACCGGCCCCTGCAGGGGCTCGTCCGCGACATCCCCTACATCCCGTCCACGGCGCGCGTGCTGCCGACACTGACCCGCATGCGGGCGGAGGGGCACCACATCGCGGTCGTCGTCGACGAGTACGGCGGCACCGACGGCCTCGTCACCCTGGAGGACCTCGTGGAGGAGGTCGTCGGCGAGATCTTCGATGAGTACGACGCCGAGGTCTTCGTCTCCGCCGACGACGGGCTGGACGGACGCCTCAACCTGCAGGACTTCGAGGAAGCCACGGGGCTCGCCATGCCCCGCGGCTCGTCCGACACCATCGCCGGATTCGTGACGGAGCAGCTCGGTCGGCTCGCCGTGGTCGGCGACACGGTGGAGGTGCCCGGTGCGACGATCCAGGTCGCGGAGGTCGACCGGCGGCGCATCGCCCGGGTGCGCGTCTCGCTGCAGACCGATCCGGAAGCCGGACGCGGCGTCGACGACTGATCGGCGACCGGGCGGCGGGGTGTCCGCTGCCCGGCCGCCGACGGCGTCCGACATCGGATGCGGTCAGCGGATGGCGGAGACGGCGCTGCCGACCAGGACCGCCACGACCGTCGTCCAGCCGATGATCGCGACCGCCTGCCAGAGGAGGATGCGGCCCTTGCCGATCCCGGAGGCCGCCAGCATCGTGGCCGTGAAGTGCGTCGGCAGCAGCAGCGGCCCCAGGAGGCTGACGCCGGGCACGCCGTAGCGCTCGAAGGCGCGCTGGAACTTCTCGCGACGTGCGGATCCGCGCCCGGTGTCGGCCGGGACGGCGTCCTCGGTCGGGCCGGTGCCGCCGCCCACCGTGACCGCCTGCTTCGCCCGCGACCGGTCGACGATGGCGCGGCGGGCGCCGGCGCTCGCGAGCACCAGGATGGCGACGCACAGGAAGTTGCCGATCATCGCGGCGACCGCCGCGATCACCGGGGGGATGCCGCCGATGATGCCGATGCCGGCCGCTCCCTCGCCCTCGATGAACGGGACGGCCCCGGCGAGGGAGACGATGAGCGGCTGGACGAGGTCGGGGACCTGGGCGACGAGATTCTGGAAGGTCTCGATGAGGTTCATGGGGGAGGCTCCGGGTGTCGGTGCGGACGGACTCTCCGTCGCGATGACCCCAGTCCAGTCGATGCCCGCCCGCGGCGGCAGTGCCGGGGCGTCACCCGTCTGCATGCGGTTCGCAGGCGCACCCCGTGACATGTGTCACGCCTCTATCGTGGGAGCGTGCGCACCCCGTTCCCCGCCCCCTCCGACCCCGGTCCCGGTGCTCGCCAGCTCGCGCGGGGCATCACCGCCACCTGGTGGTACACCGTCAGCGCGGTGGTCTTCATCGAGCTCATGCTCGCCGGGGCATGGACGGGCATCGCGCTGGCCCTCGACCGCACCGGCGCCGCCCTGCTCGTGGTGGGTGTCGGCGGCATCCTCTGGACCACGTCGACCCTGTTGCAGCTGTACGACTACCGCCATCGTGCGGACGCCGCGCCCCGTGTAGCGTGGGCGCGGCTGACCGTCCCCGTCGTCGTCGCCGTGGCGTACGGGGCCACCGCGGGAGCGGTCGTCGGCAGCTGGCAGCTCGCCGCGATGCCGGTGGTGCAGGTCTTCGTGCTGGTGAGCTGGCCACGGGGGATCCGGGTGCGGGTCGTCGCGGCCGCGACGCTGATCCTCATCGTCCTCGCTCTGATCGATTCGACGACGTCTTTCGGCTGGGGGGTCCCGTGGTGGGTGCCCGTGATCTACGGCGCCATGCTGCCCGGGATGACGGTGAGCTCGCTGTGGTGGTGGGACGTGCTGGTGACCCTCGACCGGGCGCGCACGTCCGAGGCGCGACTGGCCGCGACGCAGGAGCGTCTGCGCGTCGCGACCGACGTGCACGACCTGCAGGGGCATCACCTCCAGGTGATCGCGCTGCAGCTCGAGCTGGCCGAGCGCCTGCTCCCCACCGATCCGGAGGCGGGGATGGCGCAGCTCCGCGCGGCACGGGTGAGCGTGGACGACGCGCGCCAGGGCACCAGGGACCTCGCGACCCGGTTCCGGTCCGTGCCGCTCGGCGACGAGCTGGCGAACGCCCGCGATCTGCTCGCCGCCGCGGGACTCGCCGTGGACGCGCGCATCCACCCCGATGCGGACGCGGCACCCGCGGCCGATCTCGGTCCGGTGATCAGGGAGACCACCACCAACGTGCTGCGCCACGGCGGTGGCGGTCGTGCGCGGCTGGTCCTCGACCGGACCGCGGACGCCTGGCGGTACGAGATCGCCAATGACGCCGATCCGGCGGCCCCGGACGGGACGGGCGGATTCGGTCTCGACGGCGTGCGGCGGCGGATCGGCGACGCGG is from Microbacterium sp. BLY and encodes:
- a CDS encoding hemolysin family protein, with the translated sequence MGDLLWNIALVLLFVLIGGVFAATEMALVTLRESQLNAIAARGRRGAKVAALARNPNTFLSAVQIGVTVAGFASAAYGATSIAPSVAPLLEGWGVAPPLAMTLATIVLTLIIAYLSLVLGELVPKRLAIQRNAQFAYAVAPALNGFANVMRPVIWLLSVSTNALVRVLGGDPHKTSDELTDEEVRDIVATHQGLPDDERRILDDVLSLRGRQVSEVMRPRPEVVALDEAATVGAAIEQVRELPFSRYPVSQTSIDDITGFVHVRDLFEAAGDDPDRPLQGLVRDIPYIPSTARVLPTLTRMRAEGHHIAVVVDEYGGTDGLVTLEDLVEEVVGEIFDEYDAEVFVSADDGLDGRLNLQDFEEATGLAMPRGSSDTIAGFVTEQLGRLAVVGDTVEVPGATIQVAEVDRRRIARVRVSLQTDPEAGRGVDD
- a CDS encoding small multidrug efflux protein, with product MNLIETFQNLVAQVPDLVQPLIVSLAGAVPFIEGEGAAGIGIIGGIPPVIAAVAAMIGNFLCVAILVLASAGARRAIVDRSRAKQAVTVGGGTGPTEDAVPADTGRGSARREKFQRAFERYGVPGVSLLGPLLLPTHFTATMLAASGIGKGRILLWQAVAIIGWTTVVAVLVGSAVSAIR
- a CDS encoding histidine kinase; the encoded protein is MRTPFPAPSDPGPGARQLARGITATWWYTVSAVVFIELMLAGAWTGIALALDRTGAALLVVGVGGILWTTSTLLQLYDYRHRADAAPRVAWARLTVPVVVAVAYGATAGAVVGSWQLAAMPVVQVFVLVSWPRGIRVRVVAAATLILIVLALIDSTTSFGWGVPWWVPVIYGAMLPGMTVSSLWWWDVLVTLDRARTSEARLAATQERLRVATDVHDLQGHHLQVIALQLELAERLLPTDPEAGMAQLRAARVSVDDARQGTRDLATRFRSVPLGDELANARDLLAAAGLAVDARIHPDADAAPAADLGPVIRETTTNVLRHGGGGRARLVLDRTADAWRYEIANDADPAAPDGTGGFGLDGVRRRIGDAGGTFEQRRGADEFVVTVTVPARAEAAR